GTTGCCATCATCGTGATGACGGCGATCGTGCATTTTTTTGACGTGCCCGTGGACACCATCGGCAGCCGTTTCGGCAGCGTGCCGAACAGTCTGCCGGCGCCGCAGATTCCGAACTTCAGTTGGAAACTCATTACGGAAATATTTTCACCTGCCGTGACCATTGCCTTGTTGGCCGCCATCGAGTCGCTGCTCTCCGCGGTGGTGGCAGACGGCATGTTGGGCACACGCCATCGTTCGAACATGGAATTGATCGCGCAAGGTGTCGGTAACATTTTTTCGCCACTCTTTGGCGGAATTCCGGCGACCGGCGCCATCGCGCGCACGGCGACCAATATCAAGAATGGCGGCCGCACACCGGTGGCGGGCATCGTGCATGCGCTGGTGTTGCTGCTTATCATGTTGTTCTTCGGGCAATATGCTGCTCTGATTCCCATGCCCGTGCTCGCGGCGATTTTGATTTACGTGGCTTACAACATGAGTGAATGGCACATGTTCGTCAAGCTCATGCGCAGCCCGCGCAGCGACATCGTGGTCTTGTTCGCCACGTTTCTACTCACGGTTTTGATCGACTTGACCGTCGCGATTCAGGTGGGCGTTGTGCTGGCGGCTTTTCTGTTCTTGAATCGCATGTCGAACGTGCCGCAAGCCAGTCTCATCACAAAAGAGCTGCAGAGCGACGACGAGGAGCTGGAAGATGATCCCAACGCGATCTCGCGCCGGGAGGTTCCAGAAGGCGTCGAGGTTTTTGAAATTCATGGCCCTTTGTTTTTCGGCGCCATTGATCAGTTCAAGGATACGATGCGCTTGCTGGAAAAATTTCCCCGTGTGCTCATTTTGCGTATTCGCAACGTCCTGGCGGTTGACGCTACAGCCTTGCAAGCCCTGGAAGTGGAAGTTGAGAACGCCAGGAAACATGGCAACGTCATTGTGCTTTCCGGTGTGCATGCGCAACCGCTCTTTGCCATGAAGCAAGCGGGACTGCTGGAAAAGCTCGGCGAGGAAAACGTGTGTGCCAACATCGATGATGCGTTGAATCGCGCGCGCACGATTCTTGGGCTGCCGCAGGTGCCCAGGCC
The window above is part of the Cytophagia bacterium CHB2 genome. Proteins encoded here:
- a CDS encoding STAS domain-containing protein: QGLYTAVIAGFLIAALGGSRAQVSGPTGAFIVIIYGIVHEHGYEGLAVATMLAGIFLIIMGVMRMGVLLKFIPYPVTVGFTSGIALIIFSSQTRDFLGLQIENVPADVVEKWAVYLENMHTFSPHALGIGVLALAVIVLWPRVTHRIPGSFVAIIVMTAIVHFFDVPVDTIGSRFGSVPNSLPAPQIPNFSWKLITEIFSPAVTIALLAAIESLLSAVVADGMLGTRHRSNMELIAQGVGNIFSPLFGGIPATGAIARTATNIKNGGRTPVAGIVHALVLLLIMLFFGQYAALIPMPVLAAILIYVAYNMSEWHMFVKLMRSPRSDIVVLFATFLLTVLIDLTVAIQVGVVLAAFLFLNRMSNVPQASLITKELQSDDEELEDDPNAISRREVPEGVEVFEIHGPLFFGAIDQFKDTMRLLEKFPRVLILRIRNVLAVDATALQALEVEVENARKHGNVIVLSGVHAQPLFAMKQAGLLEKLGEENVCANIDDALNRARTILGLPQVPRPVPFVATVAREKHLEKD